A single genomic interval of Leptospira montravelensis harbors:
- a CDS encoding glycoside hydrolase family 13 protein — MVWWKEAVIYQIYPRSFQDSNGDGIGDLEGIIQRLDYLAGSKDSLGIDAIWLSPVYPSPMFDFGYDISNYEEIDPVYGDTQTFKRLLKEAHKRGIRIIMDLVVNHTSHLHPWFIESRSSVNSPKRDWYIWKEPNHNGPPNNWLGAFGGSGWEYDKRTGEYYFHSFLKEQPDLNWRNPDVEDAIFRMMKYWLDMGVDGFRLDVVNLYVKDEFLRNNASYFMKGPRPYDKQVHAYDRDRPEMHGILRRMRKLLDSYDEKRMFVGEIMQDFPGNVLLPATYCGRNDELHLAFNFMFLFSPWKAERFYQIVKDFESALGEDNWPNYTLSNHDFPRHITRYEKGTDTIARARLAACMMLTLRGTPFLYYGEEIGMKRQKVPYNKIQDPVGKRYWPFHPGRDPERIPMPWDGSDNTGFTTGKAWLPLYEEKNIVNVEKQKEDPNSLFFTYKKLIQIRKDRKSLRKGKLKILLSSDKQALYYRRRDGKEETYIFLNFSSKPVSVSYPRKWVLNEILFSSSNRTSSHELEKELDTGGLLLLPNEAVIFGK; from the coding sequence ATGGTATGGTGGAAAGAAGCTGTTATTTATCAAATATATCCTCGTAGTTTTCAAGATTCCAATGGTGATGGAATTGGTGACTTAGAAGGAATCATTCAACGATTGGATTATCTAGCAGGGTCCAAAGATTCTCTTGGCATTGATGCCATTTGGTTATCGCCTGTATATCCATCACCCATGTTTGATTTTGGGTATGATATTTCTAATTATGAAGAAATTGATCCTGTTTATGGTGACACCCAAACATTCAAACGGTTGTTAAAGGAAGCCCACAAACGTGGTATCCGAATCATCATGGACCTAGTGGTCAATCATACATCCCACCTCCATCCTTGGTTTATCGAATCCAGATCCTCTGTGAATAGCCCCAAAAGAGATTGGTATATTTGGAAAGAACCAAATCATAATGGTCCACCTAACAATTGGCTAGGTGCATTTGGAGGTTCCGGTTGGGAATATGACAAAAGAACAGGTGAATACTATTTCCATTCTTTTCTCAAGGAACAACCAGACCTCAATTGGCGTAATCCCGACGTTGAAGATGCTATATTTAGAATGATGAAGTATTGGTTGGATATGGGTGTTGATGGTTTTAGACTAGATGTAGTCAACTTATACGTAAAAGATGAATTTTTACGAAACAATGCTTCTTATTTTATGAAAGGACCAAGGCCGTACGATAAACAAGTTCACGCCTATGATCGTGATCGCCCGGAAATGCATGGAATTCTTCGTCGTATGCGTAAACTTTTAGATTCTTATGACGAAAAACGTATGTTTGTTGGTGAAATCATGCAAGATTTCCCTGGAAACGTTTTACTACCAGCAACTTATTGTGGTCGAAATGACGAGTTACATCTTGCATTTAATTTTATGTTTTTATTCTCGCCTTGGAAGGCAGAACGATTCTACCAAATTGTAAAAGATTTTGAATCGGCACTTGGTGAAGATAATTGGCCAAACTATACTCTTTCTAATCATGATTTCCCACGTCATATTACAAGGTATGAAAAAGGTACAGACACCATTGCAAGAGCAAGACTTGCCGCCTGTATGATGTTAACTTTAAGAGGAACACCTTTTTTATATTATGGGGAAGAGATTGGAATGAAACGCCAAAAAGTTCCATATAACAAAATTCAAGACCCAGTTGGAAAAAGATACTGGCCTTTCCATCCTGGCCGTGACCCAGAACGAATTCCAATGCCTTGGGATGGTTCGGATAACACAGGATTCACAACGGGAAAAGCTTGGCTTCCTTTGTACGAAGAAAAAAATATTGTAAACGTGGAAAAACAAAAGGAAGATCCGAATTCTCTTTTTTTCACGTACAAAAAATTAATCCAAATCAGAAAGGATAGAAAATCTTTAAGAAAAGGAAAATTAAAAATCCTATTAAGTTCAGACAAGCAAGCGTTATATTACAGAAGGAGAGATGGCAAAGAAGAAACTTATATATTTTTAAATTTTTCATCTAAACCTGTCAGCGTTTCCTATCCAAGAAAATGGGTACTAAATGAAATTCTATTTAGCTCAAGCAACCGAACCTCTTCCCATGAACTTGAAAAGGAGTTGGACACCGGCGGATTACTTTTGTTGCCAAATGAAGCTGTAATTTTTGGAAAATAG
- a CDS encoding efflux RND transporter periplasmic adaptor subunit: MILDLNHLFQHSIEQSEDTMKFPLEFKNSSSYKLSIFITCIILINSFLANCHSRNHEEKNSLTAAYPWKQDVTIEKNYVAQVKAIQRIEIRAFEKGYLTNIYMDEGKVVTKGQKLFQVMPMLVNAQYEKAKAEYESTSIEYENTEKLFKENVVSQTELSLIKARLKKNKATMDLAQIHLNLATVTAPFTGITDRFQVRLGSLVEEGTLLTTISDISKLWVYFNVSEKDYLNFTNNRKSGDKPLKVKFLMANNQLFKYEGVADTIEGEFDSETGTIPFRATFPNPERLLRHGETGNVVVHEKLNDALIIPQKATFEVLDKHYVYIVNLKGKIKATEIKIANEIPHLFVVESGISENDIILLEGLGKVHDDDVIKYKVESRENILKSFDLAAH, encoded by the coding sequence ATGATCTTAGATCTAAATCATTTGTTTCAACATTCGATTGAACAAAGTGAGGATACCATGAAATTTCCTTTAGAGTTTAAAAACTCATCTTCTTATAAACTTTCTATATTTATTACTTGTATCATCTTAATAAATTCATTCTTAGCAAATTGTCACTCACGGAATCACGAAGAAAAAAATTCCTTAACTGCTGCTTATCCTTGGAAACAAGATGTGACGATTGAAAAAAATTATGTAGCACAAGTAAAAGCAATCCAACGCATCGAAATTAGAGCCTTCGAAAAAGGATACTTAACTAACATTTATATGGATGAAGGAAAAGTTGTGACCAAAGGGCAAAAACTTTTTCAAGTGATGCCCATGCTTGTAAATGCCCAATATGAAAAAGCAAAGGCTGAGTATGAATCCACATCCATCGAATATGAAAACACTGAAAAACTTTTTAAGGAAAATGTAGTTTCTCAAACAGAGTTATCCTTAATCAAAGCTAGGTTAAAAAAAAATAAAGCAACAATGGATTTGGCTCAAATCCACCTAAACTTAGCGACTGTTACTGCACCATTTACTGGAATCACTGACCGTTTCCAAGTTCGTTTAGGAAGTTTGGTCGAAGAAGGAACTTTACTCACAACTATTTCCGATATATCAAAACTTTGGGTGTACTTTAATGTATCTGAAAAGGATTACCTAAATTTTACAAACAATAGGAAATCAGGTGATAAACCATTAAAAGTAAAATTCTTAATGGCAAATAACCAACTTTTCAAATACGAAGGTGTCGCTGATACAATCGAAGGAGAATTCGATAGCGAAACTGGTACGATTCCCTTTCGAGCCACATTTCCAAACCCAGAGCGACTTTTACGTCATGGAGAAACTGGCAATGTTGTTGTTCATGAAAAACTAAATGATGCATTAATCATTCCTCAAAAAGCAACCTTTGAAGTTTTGGACAAACACTATGTTTATATAGTAAATCTTAAAGGTAAAATCAAAGCCACTGAGATCAAAATTGCAAATGAAATACCACATTTATTTGTAGTTGAATCAGGAATTTCAGAGAACGATATCATCCTTTTAGAAGGACTTGGAAAAGTTCATGATGATGATGTAATTAAATACAAAGTAGAATCTCGTGAAAATATTCTGAAAAGTTTTGATTTAGCTGCTCATTAG
- a CDS encoding TolC family protein has translation MKQIILPIIFLLNFSCIPALFQRDKEDLKLPEEFLNWETSEKSEKLANQIWKDFFKEQQLIELIDVAIENNQELAILEQEINIANNEVFARQGEYLPKLSLQADGGVEQKERFSTPNANSPTLFVHGGLVMSWEIDIWKKLRNATKSAYLRYLAGIEGKRYVVTNLVAEITDTYFELIALDNQLTLVENYIEVLSKVKEIVVLQREAGRTTSLAVKRFEAEVSKNLARKYDIVQRIAITENRLNFLLGRFPERITRKSEEFLDISLPEIQKSVPIDLLENRPDIKQATLILESRKLDVDVARAWFYPSLMIDGNIGYEAFNSKHFKGTPVSLAYGLGGGIIAPLINRKAIEANYATANNLQIQALYNYEVSLLKAFTEVTNQIVKIKNLNQKFEAKTKQVLNLRESVEISNILFKAGRIDYIDVLFTQRDFLEAQIEVYELKYSLLESNVGLYKALGGGWRGQKELENERKTSNF, from the coding sequence ATGAAACAAATTATTTTACCAATTATATTTTTACTTAATTTTTCATGTATCCCTGCACTCTTTCAAAGAGATAAAGAAGATTTAAAACTTCCTGAAGAATTTTTAAATTGGGAAACATCAGAAAAATCAGAAAAGTTAGCCAATCAAATTTGGAAGGATTTTTTCAAAGAGCAACAATTAATTGAACTCATCGACGTTGCTATCGAAAATAACCAGGAACTTGCTATATTAGAACAAGAAATCAATATTGCTAATAACGAAGTTTTTGCAAGACAAGGGGAATATCTCCCTAAACTATCCCTTCAAGCCGATGGAGGCGTAGAGCAAAAAGAAAGATTTAGTACACCAAATGCAAATTCACCAACACTTTTTGTCCACGGTGGACTTGTGATGAGTTGGGAAATTGATATCTGGAAAAAACTTAGAAATGCAACTAAGTCAGCTTATCTACGTTATTTGGCTGGCATTGAAGGCAAACGATATGTAGTCACAAACTTGGTTGCTGAAATTACCGATACTTATTTTGAATTGATCGCTTTAGACAATCAACTTACTCTAGTAGAAAACTATATAGAAGTATTATCCAAGGTAAAAGAAATTGTAGTGCTTCAAAGAGAAGCAGGTCGAACTACTTCATTAGCAGTTAAACGTTTTGAGGCAGAAGTTTCAAAAAATTTAGCGCGAAAATATGACATTGTCCAACGTATCGCAATCACCGAAAACCGCTTAAACTTTTTATTGGGAAGATTTCCTGAAAGAATTACAAGAAAATCAGAAGAGTTTTTAGATATATCATTACCTGAGATTCAAAAATCTGTTCCAATTGATCTTTTAGAAAATCGTCCTGATATCAAACAAGCTACGCTTATTTTAGAATCAAGAAAATTGGATGTGGATGTAGCAAGAGCCTGGTTTTATCCTTCACTTATGATTGATGGAAATATTGGTTATGAAGCATTTAATTCAAAACATTTCAAAGGTACTCCAGTATCTTTAGCATACGGATTAGGTGGTGGAATCATCGCACCTCTCATCAACAGAAAAGCAATTGAAGCAAACTATGCAACAGCAAACAATCTTCAAATTCAAGCTTTATACAATTATGAAGTTTCACTTTTAAAAGCTTTTACTGAAGTAACCAACCAAATTGTAAAAATAAAAAACTTAAACCAGAAATTTGAAGCAAAAACCAAACAAGTTTTAAACCTAAGAGAATCTGTTGAAATTTCCAACATTCTCTTTAAAGCTGGCCGAATTGATTACATAGATGTTTTATTCACTCAACGTGACTTTTTGGAAGCCCAAATTGAAGTGTATGAATTAAAATATAGCCTATTAGAATCTAATGTAGGTTTGTATAAGGCACTTGGCGGTGGTTGGCGTGGTCAAAAAGAACTAGAAAATGAAAGGAAAACGAGTAACTTTTAA
- a CDS encoding efflux RND transporter permease subunit: protein MFTKFLQRPVLAIVLSVLIVFVGLISIKNIPVSQFPEIAPPRVTITLSFPGASAQVLVQSTITTLEQAINGVAGMRYMISSSTSSGDAIIQVLFDPGTNPNDALVQVKTRVDQMMYRVPELVRLEGIFVQPVQPSMLLYVNLYSKDPNASEKFLYNYATVFLLPELKRIHGIGQAKILGTRQYAMRVWLNPDRMRAYNVTTDEVMKSIHNQSIIARPGRLGQSSGKQAQSLEYTLTYEGWYNEPGQYENIIIRAKNGGEVLYLKDIAKVELDSEFYNIYSDVDGHPAAAIMFKQTEGSNAKEVIEDIKSKLEELKKTFPPQMDYKLSYDVSSFIDAAIEKVIHTLVEAFVLVAIVVFIFLGDWRSTLIPIIAVPVSLIGAFSFMLALGLTINLITLFAMVLAIGIVVDDAIVVVEAVHAKMTENHQSVYLAVKNVLGEISGAVIAITLLMTAVFVPVTFLPGPVGVFYRQFAITMATSIVLSGFVALTLTPVLTAMILKPHVHNKKTHNPIDIFLNKFNDYFDQITEKYVNLMHRFSGSKVFIVSILLSFTVGFLLLTQIVPAGFVPGEDQGMIYAVIQTPPGSTIEKTNDVARRLQEVALKIEGVDSVASLAGYEILTEGEGSNAGTCLISLKDWSDRKNSVHDVMEELEHNTKNFGAIIEFFEPPAVPGFGAAGGVMFRLLDKTNSGDYTAFDKVHEEFMVELRKREELTGLFSFYSAKFPQLEVKLDRKLAMQKGVNIGEAMDNLDILVGSTYEQGFIRFNQFFKVYVQSLPEFRRLPSDILKLFTPNDKGEMVPYSAFLTLEQRQGANEITRYNAYTSSVINVLPNEGYTTGDAIQAIREASKNLPSGFEVGWEGLSYDEAARGNEAIFIFLAVIVFVYLVLSAQYESFIIPFSVILSLPPGIFGTFFLLKLLGLANDIYAQIGMIMLIGLLGKNAVLIVEFARQRQEAGLSVFDAAIEGAKARFRPILMTSFAFVAGLLPLVFATGPGAIANHTIGACALGGMVFGTIFGVVIVPGLYIIFANIAKGKTLIYREDNMPLSESDSSYIMSEKEKKKLKGGKK from the coding sequence ATGTTTACTAAATTTCTCCAAAGACCAGTTCTTGCCATCGTCTTATCTGTGTTAATTGTTTTTGTAGGATTAATTTCTATAAAAAACATTCCTGTATCACAATTTCCAGAAATTGCGCCACCAAGGGTTACCATTACTTTATCCTTCCCCGGTGCGAGTGCACAAGTATTAGTGCAATCAACCATCACTACTCTTGAACAAGCTATCAATGGTGTTGCAGGTATGCGATACATGATTTCATCATCTACAAGTTCTGGTGATGCCATCATTCAAGTATTATTTGATCCTGGTACCAATCCAAACGATGCCTTAGTACAAGTTAAAACAAGAGTAGATCAAATGATGTATCGAGTTCCTGAGTTAGTTCGACTAGAAGGAATTTTTGTACAACCTGTTCAACCTAGCATGTTGTTGTACGTAAACCTATATAGTAAAGATCCAAATGCGAGTGAAAAGTTTCTCTATAACTATGCTACGGTTTTTTTACTACCTGAACTAAAACGAATTCATGGAATAGGTCAAGCAAAGATACTGGGAACTAGACAATATGCGATGCGCGTTTGGTTAAATCCTGATCGAATGCGAGCTTATAATGTAACCACTGATGAAGTGATGAAATCCATCCATAACCAAAGTATCATAGCAAGGCCGGGAAGACTTGGACAAAGTTCTGGAAAACAGGCGCAATCACTAGAATATACTCTCACCTATGAAGGTTGGTACAACGAACCCGGGCAGTATGAAAACATCATCATACGAGCAAAAAATGGTGGAGAGGTTTTGTACTTAAAAGATATAGCAAAAGTAGAACTTGATAGTGAGTTTTATAATATTTATTCCGATGTGGATGGTCATCCAGCTGCGGCTATTATGTTCAAACAAACGGAAGGAAGTAATGCTAAAGAAGTTATCGAGGATATCAAATCAAAGTTAGAAGAACTTAAAAAAACATTTCCTCCACAAATGGATTACAAACTCAGTTACGATGTCTCAAGTTTTATTGACGCAGCTATTGAAAAAGTAATTCACACACTTGTCGAAGCATTCGTACTTGTTGCCATCGTAGTTTTTATCTTCTTAGGCGATTGGCGTTCTACACTCATTCCCATCATAGCAGTACCTGTCTCCTTAATTGGAGCATTTTCGTTTATGTTGGCCTTAGGTCTTACCATCAACTTAATCACACTGTTTGCAATGGTATTAGCAATTGGTATCGTTGTGGATGACGCCATTGTTGTTGTGGAAGCAGTTCATGCGAAAATGACCGAAAATCATCAAAGTGTCTATCTAGCCGTAAAAAATGTTTTGGGTGAAATCAGTGGAGCGGTGATAGCCATCACACTTCTTATGACTGCCGTATTTGTTCCTGTCACTTTTTTGCCAGGACCTGTAGGAGTATTTTACCGACAATTTGCTATTACAATGGCAACTTCGATTGTTTTATCAGGATTTGTTGCTTTAACACTCACACCTGTGTTAACCGCAATGATTTTAAAGCCTCATGTTCATAATAAAAAAACACACAATCCGATTGATATATTCTTAAATAAATTCAATGATTACTTTGATCAAATCACAGAAAAATATGTGAACTTAATGCATCGTTTTTCTGGATCGAAAGTTTTTATCGTTTCCATTCTTCTTAGTTTTACCGTTGGATTTTTGTTATTAACACAAATCGTTCCAGCAGGTTTTGTACCTGGCGAAGACCAAGGTATGATCTACGCAGTCATACAAACGCCACCAGGATCTACGATAGAAAAAACAAATGATGTCGCACGCAGATTGCAAGAGGTCGCATTAAAAATTGAAGGTGTCGACTCGGTAGCATCCCTTGCTGGTTATGAAATTCTAACTGAAGGAGAAGGTTCGAATGCTGGAACTTGTCTGATCAGTTTAAAAGATTGGTCAGACAGAAAAAACTCAGTTCATGATGTTATGGAAGAACTCGAACATAACACAAAGAACTTTGGTGCTATCATTGAATTTTTTGAACCGCCCGCCGTACCGGGGTTTGGTGCTGCTGGCGGTGTCATGTTTCGTTTGTTAGATAAAACAAATAGCGGTGATTATACTGCATTTGATAAAGTTCATGAAGAGTTTATGGTTGAACTTAGAAAAAGAGAAGAATTAACAGGTTTGTTCTCCTTTTATTCTGCTAAGTTTCCACAACTCGAAGTAAAATTAGATCGAAAACTTGCAATGCAAAAAGGTGTCAACATTGGGGAAGCAATGGACAATCTTGATATTCTTGTTGGAAGTACTTATGAACAAGGATTCATTCGCTTTAACCAGTTTTTTAAAGTATATGTTCAATCCCTGCCAGAATTCAGAAGATTACCATCTGATATTTTAAAACTTTTTACACCAAATGATAAAGGAGAAATGGTTCCCTATTCAGCATTTTTAACTCTAGAGCAGAGACAAGGTGCTAACGAAATCACAAGATACAATGCTTATACATCATCAGTAATCAATGTATTACCTAACGAAGGTTACACAACTGGTGATGCCATCCAAGCAATCCGAGAAGCATCTAAAAATCTTCCATCAGGTTTTGAAGTCGGCTGGGAAGGTCTCTCTTATGATGAAGCGGCGAGAGGAAACGAAGCTATATTTATTTTTTTAGCGGTAATAGTCTTTGTATATCTTGTGCTTTCAGCCCAATACGAAAGTTTTATCATTCCTTTTTCTGTGATTCTCTCTCTTCCACCAGGAATTTTTGGAACTTTCTTTTTATTAAAATTATTAGGTCTTGCCAATGATATCTATGCACAAATCGGAATGATTATGTTAATCGGTCTACTTGGTAAAAACGCAGTATTGATTGTGGAATTCGCAAGGCAAAGACAAGAAGCAGGTTTAAGTGTTTTTGACGCAGCGATTGAAGGGGCAAAGGCCAGGTTTCGACCCATCCTAATGACATCGTTTGCCTTTGTTGCCGGTTTATTGCCTCTTGTATTCGCTACTGGCCCTGGTGCCATTGCAAATCATACAATCGGTGCTTGTGCGTTAGGTGGAATGGTATTCGGAACTATTTTCGGTGTCGTAATCGTTCCGGGATTATACATCATCTTTGCAAACATTGCTAAAGGAAAAACTTTAATCTATCGCGAAGATAATATGCCACTCTCTGAATCAGATTCCAGTTACATAATGTCGGAGAAAGAAAAGAAAAAGTTGAAAGGAGGAAAAAAATAG